A region of Candidatus Paceibacterota bacterium DNA encodes the following proteins:
- the ybeY gene encoding rRNA maturation RNase YbeY: MQITNKTKSTFAKREVLFSSLKDKILGKNYDLSLVFIGPKESQSLNNKFRGKNKPTNILSFSLSKTSGEIFITPSVAKKEAPRFGKTFDAFLGQLLIHGLFHLKGMEHGGTMERAEAKIQRHFGI, translated from the coding sequence ATGCAAATCACAAACAAAACGAAAAGCACCTTTGCTAAAAGAGAGGTGCTTTTCTCATCCTTAAAAGACAAGATTCTTGGAAAGAATTACGATTTGAGCCTTGTTTTTATCGGACCAAAAGAGTCTCAATCATTGAATAACAAATTCCGCGGGAAAAACAAGCCGACAAACATTCTTAGTTTCTCACTTTCGAAGACTAGTGGCGAAATTTTCATCACTCCGAGCGTTGCAAAAAAAGAAGCGCCTCGCTTTGGAAAGACATTCGATGCATTCCTCGGACAATTACTTATCCACGGTTTGTTCCATTTGAAAGGAATGGAGCATGGGGGTACAATGGAGAGAGCGGAAGCGAAAATTCAGAGGCATTTTGGAATTTAA